In Xanthomonas sacchari, a genomic segment contains:
- a CDS encoding DUF1203 domain-containing protein, translating into MSSFRCVGLPAAAFAPLFDLDDAQLQARHAQRLRADSALGYPCRISLEDARPGEELLLLHYLHQPAQTPYRAAGPIYVRRHVATAAPAPGEVPDAIVRRLISLRGYDACDLLIAADVQPGERIATAIACAFADPQVRYLHLHHARQGCFACRVERAPGVGSRDWR; encoded by the coding sequence ATGTCCAGCTTCCGTTGCGTCGGCCTGCCCGCCGCCGCGTTCGCCCCGCTGTTCGATCTCGACGATGCGCAACTGCAGGCGCGCCACGCGCAGCGCCTGCGTGCCGACAGCGCGCTCGGCTATCCATGCCGGATCAGCCTGGAGGACGCGCGGCCCGGCGAGGAGCTGCTGTTGCTGCATTACCTGCACCAGCCCGCGCAGACGCCGTACCGCGCCGCCGGGCCGATCTACGTGCGCCGCCATGTCGCCACCGCCGCGCCGGCGCCGGGCGAAGTCCCCGATGCCATCGTCCGCCGCCTGATCTCGCTGCGCGGCTACGACGCCTGCGACCTGCTGATCGCCGCCGACGTGCAGCCGGGCGAGCGCATCGCCACCGCGATCGCCTGCGCCTTCGCCGACCCGCAGGTGCGCTACCTGCATCTGCATCATGCGCGGCAGGGCTGTTTTGCGTGCCGGGTGGAGAGAGCGCCGGGAGTGGGGAGTCGGGATTGGCGATGA
- a CDS encoding TetR/AcrR family transcriptional regulator, producing the protein MDTRARIVAEADRLFYAQGYGATSFADVADAVGISRGNFYHHFKSKDAILDAVIALRLERTRAMLQDWEDAAAAPADGIRQFIQIVVRNQASIMRHGCPVGSLCGELSKLEHPAQAQATQLFGLFRQWLRRQFERLGRSAEADALAMHVLAFSQGVAVLAQAFGDADFVQREVARMQAWLDAVAAAPAAT; encoded by the coding sequence ATGGACACGCGCGCACGCATCGTCGCCGAGGCCGACCGCCTGTTCTACGCGCAGGGCTATGGGGCGACTTCGTTCGCCGATGTCGCCGACGCGGTCGGCATCTCCCGCGGCAACTTCTACCATCACTTCAAGAGCAAGGACGCGATCCTGGATGCGGTGATCGCGCTGCGCCTGGAACGGACCCGGGCGATGCTGCAGGACTGGGAAGACGCAGCGGCGGCACCCGCCGACGGCATTCGCCAATTCATCCAGATCGTGGTGCGCAACCAGGCGTCGATCATGCGCCATGGCTGCCCGGTGGGAAGCTTGTGCGGCGAGCTGTCCAAGCTCGAGCACCCTGCGCAGGCGCAGGCCACGCAGCTGTTCGGCCTGTTCCGCCAGTGGCTGCGCCGGCAGTTCGAACGCCTTGGGCGCAGCGCCGAGGCCGATGCGCTGGCCATGCACGTGCTGGCCTTCAGCCAGGGCGTGGCGGTGCTGGCGCAGGCGTTCGGCGATGCGGATTTCGTCCAGCGCGAGGTCGCGCGCATGCAGGCCTGGCTCGACGCGGTTGCCGCCGCGCCGGCAGCCACGTGA
- a CDS encoding YciI family protein: MFIVLLRFAADRSQAGPLLQAHVQWLQQGFDDGVFALAGSLPPQAGGAILAHGLSRADLERRLQADPFVAAGVVRSEIVEVAPAKAAPGLEFLLA, encoded by the coding sequence ATGTTCATCGTGTTGTTGCGTTTTGCCGCCGATCGCAGCCAGGCCGGGCCGTTGCTGCAGGCGCATGTGCAGTGGTTGCAGCAGGGCTTCGACGATGGCGTGTTCGCGCTGGCCGGCAGCCTGCCGCCGCAGGCCGGCGGCGCGATCCTGGCGCATGGCCTGAGCCGCGCCGACCTCGAGCGCCGGCTGCAGGCGGACCCGTTCGTCGCGGCCGGCGTGGTGCGCAGCGAGATCGTCGAGGTGGCGCCGGCCAAGGCCGCGCCTGGCCTCGAGTTCCTGCTGGCATGA